Proteins from a genomic interval of Methanoplanus endosymbiosus:
- a CDS encoding condensation protein, whose translation MPDTHNSGFNQNFNYDPASGHKCRFTAEPFDIFNVFFERIYDPTMHLMVHYSGRVDEEILRRSVLLTLESIPFLSTAFVESDKECFWERIDPERLPEAFVLHRGCSSEEIPPGKPPKPLDVRSGPQIRVDLFRPEKSGGDLITITCHHGAMDARGLADISGYIFTVYRELCRDSGFRPEIMTPDRSLARIYEIYPDSVLKDALSEEETITDTWNFPFLYHGRGERRIARRDFSPERLSEAKEVCRRCGGTVNDLLIAVFFLAFFRARDDPSDENRTNALLTSADLRRYIPDIEDCSPANLSVAYEISVITGSNSGIEEILPGIIAVTKERKENYVGLGSVLFYRNLYDKGIPRIKEFFDGMISSYHESELKNPVLSNIGVISGEKFSSIPGINGELLSPYDVCFLPVVCYPPGFLLTASTFNGTLSVLTGYESGPYVEADINRFMEAFDDLFPGSQK comes from the coding sequence ATGCCAGATACACATAATTCCGGTTTTAATCAGAATTTTAACTATGATCCAGCTTCCGGACATAAATGTCGTTTTACCGCAGAACCGTTTGATATATTCAATGTATTCTTTGAGAGAATATATGACCCGACAATGCACCTCATGGTGCATTACTCCGGCAGGGTGGATGAGGAAATTCTCAGGAGATCAGTTCTCCTCACACTTGAGTCCATACCTTTCCTCTCAACTGCATTTGTAGAGTCAGATAAGGAGTGCTTCTGGGAGAGGATAGATCCTGAAAGACTCCCTGAGGCATTTGTACTTCACAGGGGCTGTTCCTCTGAAGAAATTCCGCCCGGAAAACCCCCAAAACCTCTTGATGTACGATCCGGTCCACAAATCAGGGTTGATCTTTTCAGACCGGAAAAATCAGGAGGTGACCTGATAACCATAACCTGCCACCACGGCGCAATGGATGCACGTGGTCTGGCCGATATATCCGGATACATATTTACGGTTTACAGGGAGTTATGCAGGGACTCCGGGTTCAGACCGGAAATTATGACTCCTGATCGTTCTCTGGCCCGGATCTATGAAATATATCCGGATTCCGTTTTAAAAGATGCACTCTCAGAAGAAGAGACGATAACCGACACCTGGAATTTCCCCTTTCTGTACCATGGACGCGGTGAGAGGAGAATTGCAAGGAGGGACTTTAGCCCGGAGAGGCTCTCAGAGGCAAAGGAGGTATGCAGGAGGTGCGGCGGTACAGTAAACGACCTTCTGATTGCAGTCTTCTTTCTGGCATTCTTCAGGGCCAGGGATGACCCTTCAGACGAAAACCGGACGAATGCCCTGCTGACCTCTGCTGACCTCCGGAGATATATTCCGGATATTGAAGACTGCTCACCGGCAAACCTCTCGGTGGCATATGAGATTTCAGTGATAACCGGGAGTAATTCCGGCATTGAAGAAATTCTGCCCGGAATAATTGCAGTGACAAAGGAGAGGAAGGAAAATTATGTCGGGCTTGGTTCAGTCCTCTTCTACAGAAATCTCTATGACAAAGGTATTCCCCGGATAAAAGAGTTCTTTGACGGTATGATCTCGTCATACCATGAGTCAGAACTCAAAAATCCGGTTCTATCCAATATCGGTGTAATTTCCGGGGAAAAATTCAGCAGTATTCCGGGAATCAATGGTGAGCTTCTCAGCCCTTATGACGTATGCTTTCTTCCGGTTGTCTGCTATCCTCCCGGATTTCTTCTTACCGCTTCAACATTCAACGGCACTCTCTCTGTACTGACCGGCTATGAATCCGGCCCGTACGTGGAGGCTGACATAAACCGGTTCATGGAGGCATTTGATGATTTATTTCCGGGGTCACAAAAATAA
- a CDS encoding HEAT repeat domain-containing protein: MSVQDQIILNVELLRNPSKDTRKRAAENLAGFGSKSVISLIPLLDDKDWIVRYRAAEALGMIADDRSISPLLACLRDEKDHVRYMSAKSLGEFGIPEIGIALIPLLKDENDYVRKITAASIKKSGSPTATEEIRKALSVERDPAVAEKFREILSE, from the coding sequence ATGTCAGTACAGGATCAGATAATTCTCAATGTTGAGCTTCTCAGGAATCCTTCAAAGGATACAAGAAAAAGGGCGGCTGAAAATCTTGCCGGATTTGGATCAAAGTCAGTTATAAGTCTGATCCCTCTTCTTGACGACAAAGACTGGATTGTCAGATATCGTGCAGCTGAGGCCCTTGGCATGATTGCCGATGACAGATCAATAAGCCCTCTGCTCGCCTGCCTCAGGGATGAAAAGGATCATGTGCGGTATATGTCTGCAAAAAGCCTGGGGGAATTTGGAATTCCTGAGATTGGGATAGCCTTAATTCCGCTTTTAAAAGACGAAAATGACTATGTCAGAAAGATTACCGCTGCTTCCATAAAGAAATCCGGCAGCCCTACAGCGACAGAAGAGATAAGAAAAGCGCTTTCTGTGGAGAGAGATCCTGCTGTCGCTGAAAAATTCCGCGAAATTCTTTCTGAGTAA
- the surE gene encoding 5'/3'-nucleotidase SurE — translation MKPKILLTNDDGVTSTGLWAAYDALSEFAEVIVVAPSTQQSAVGRSISIFEPIRVNRITINGNEAYSVGGKPTDSVIIGLYALEIKPDLVVSGVNIGENLSFESVMTSGTVGAALEAANHNYPAVAFSLQVEDQADKFDDPGFYSKNFENAKDVIKTVCKKLISEGFPKGADVINVNIPSVIKGGYEITRLAEKLFETGVEKRLDPRGKPYFWINGPLYEVAEEGTDVNAVSKGNISVTPLTLDCTSYKSMEDMKNNFIL, via the coding sequence ATGAAGCCGAAAATTTTACTTACAAACGATGACGGAGTTACATCAACAGGACTGTGGGCAGCATATGATGCCCTCTCTGAATTCGCCGAGGTGATCGTTGTCGCACCGTCAACACAGCAGAGTGCTGTCGGCAGATCAATATCAATATTTGAACCAATCAGGGTCAACCGTATTACAATAAACGGAAATGAGGCATATTCTGTCGGTGGTAAACCGACCGATTCGGTTATAATAGGACTGTATGCACTGGAAATAAAACCAGACCTGGTTGTATCCGGAGTTAACATAGGTGAAAACCTCTCCTTTGAGTCGGTAATGACCTCAGGAACAGTAGGTGCTGCACTTGAGGCGGCAAACCACAACTATCCTGCGGTTGCCTTCTCACTTCAGGTTGAGGATCAGGCAGACAAATTTGACGACCCCGGATTTTATTCAAAGAACTTTGAAAATGCAAAGGATGTCATAAAAACGGTCTGCAAAAAACTGATCTCTGAGGGGTTCCCAAAAGGCGCGGATGTAATCAACGTCAATATCCCAAGCGTGATCAAAGGTGGATATGAAATTACAAGGCTTGCAGAGAAGCTCTTTGAGACCGGAGTTGAGAAGAGACTTGATCCAAGGGGAAAACCCTATTTCTGGATAAACGGCCCGCTGTATGAAGTGGCAGAGGAAGGAACGGATGTTAATGCTGTGTCAAAAGGAAATATATCAGTAACTCCGCTCACACTTGACTGCACATCATACAAAAGTATGGAAGATATGAAAAATAATTTTATATTATAA
- a CDS encoding ATP-grasp domain-containing protein — MKALVAEYTVFNEPDLAPEGAAMLKVLSESFERCGYEVLSPEKGDFSEELKRLAPLCDVGIVVAPDDILGRFTKIVEDNTRSLGCGSLNIAICSNKQRTGDILTMHGIAVPRELDFGMRIIKKVKGVDGQNMRLSDGVSGEDEFGQEYIEGEHISVSLVGSRVVGDTCNSYSGRPPLLLALNRQYIERTEDGHYRYLGGETPVEHPRADEITETAVKALNVLGCQGYTGVDVVVADKIYVVDVNPRPTTSLVGIAEVMEEEIADILVESSRGNIPAEVHLSGRVSFNTTGEVKRL, encoded by the coding sequence ATGAAGGCCCTCGTTGCCGAATATACGGTATTCAATGAACCTGATCTTGCACCTGAGGGTGCGGCTATGCTTAAGGTACTCTCAGAAAGTTTTGAGAGATGCGGATATGAGGTTCTATCCCCTGAAAAGGGCGATTTTTCCGAAGAATTAAAGCGCCTTGCGCCGCTCTGCGATGTTGGTATTGTGGTTGCCCCAGATGATATCTTAGGCAGATTTACAAAAATTGTTGAGGATAATACCCGAAGTCTCGGCTGCGGCAGCCTCAATATTGCCATATGCTCCAATAAGCAAAGAACAGGGGATATACTTACAATGCACGGTATAGCTGTCCCGCGTGAGCTTGATTTCGGGATGCGCATCATAAAGAAGGTCAAAGGTGTGGACGGGCAGAATATGCGCCTTTCAGACGGTGTTTCCGGTGAGGATGAATTCGGGCAGGAGTACATCGAGGGTGAGCATATCAGCGTCAGCCTTGTCGGAAGCCGGGTTGTCGGAGATACCTGCAATTCATACAGCGGAAGGCCGCCGCTTCTCCTTGCGCTGAACAGGCAGTACATTGAGAGAACAGAGGACGGACATTACAGATACCTCGGCGGTGAGACACCTGTGGAGCATCCAAGGGCGGATGAGATCACGGAAACGGCGGTAAAAGCGCTCAATGTCCTCGGATGTCAGGGCTATACCGGAGTTGACGTTGTGGTTGCCGATAAGATCTATGTTGTCGATGTGAACCCCCGGCCCACCACAAGCCTTGTCGGCATAGCTGAGGTTATGGAGGAGGAGATAGCCGATATTCTTGTCGAGTCATCCAGAGGAAATATCCCTGCTGAGGTTCACCTCAGCGGCAGAGTCTCCTTCAACACAACAGGTGAGGTGAAGAGACTTTGA
- a CDS encoding hydantoinase/oxoprolinase family protein produces MSPESVIGIDVGGANLKIVDGRDVVIHYCPMWQDSPLTELLSIYSDKTAAVVMSGELADGFPDKNAGIEYIVKSVRDAVPDSYFYGMDGEFHTSPDRSLAAANWLASADYLRNEYPSSLLVDMGSTTVDIIPLNSFENLKGMTDLDRLREGYLVYSGTLRTTVPAVIRSASVNGICTPVSSEYFAQSADVHLVLGNISESDYTSPAADGAGTDCNSSLRRLARVVCSDLCEIGEDGALDIARDFYKKQMEIIGVAVRDAMDSTGCDSIISGGIGSHIIVNEFGGLDLRKESRKLSDALPAFAVREVALRRGEF; encoded by the coding sequence ATGAGTCCGGAGTCTGTCATTGGTATAGATGTCGGCGGTGCAAACCTCAAGATTGTGGACGGCAGGGATGTTGTCATTCACTACTGCCCCATGTGGCAGGACTCTCCCTTAACTGAACTTCTGAGCATCTATTCGGATAAGACTGCGGCGGTTGTGATGAGCGGTGAGCTTGCAGACGGATTTCCGGATAAAAACGCAGGGATAGAATATATCGTAAAATCTGTCAGAGACGCAGTGCCTGACTCATATTTCTACGGCATGGACGGGGAATTTCATACCTCTCCTGACCGCTCTCTTGCGGCTGCGAACTGGCTTGCATCTGCTGATTATCTGAGGAATGAATACCCTTCATCCCTGCTTGTGGATATGGGCAGCACGACTGTCGATATAATTCCCTTAAATTCCTTTGAAAATCTTAAAGGGATGACTGATCTTGACCGGCTCAGAGAAGGTTACCTTGTATATTCAGGCACACTCCGGACAACAGTTCCGGCAGTGATCAGGTCAGCCTCCGTAAACGGCATCTGTACGCCTGTGAGCAGCGAATATTTCGCACAGAGTGCTGATGTACATCTTGTCCTTGGTAACATCTCTGAGAGCGACTATACATCTCCTGCGGCAGATGGTGCGGGCACAGACTGCAACTCCTCGCTCAGAAGGCTTGCAAGGGTTGTATGTTCAGATCTCTGTGAGATTGGAGAGGATGGTGCGCTTGATATTGCACGTGATTTCTATAAGAAGCAGATGGAGATCATAGGCGTGGCAGTCAGGGATGCTATGGACAGTACAGGATGTGACTCAATAATTTCAGGCGGGATCGGCTCACATATCATTGTAAATGAGTTTGGCGGGCTTGATCTCCGGAAAGAGTCCAGAAAACTATCTGATGCACTGCCTGCCTTTGCTGTCAGGGAGGTGGCGCTACGCAGAGGGGAGTTTTAA
- a CDS encoding transposase family protein: MKDVKIPPMLIQLIDSGISGIDGKIFENADMCPYCAGKLITHDFKRKKFATRIYRDNRIPVYVKVKRFRCRECGRLVYADEPFYPEIRVGAPVVDFCLANRDRYSYTHISRILKHLHIYLSPSSVGNYASADLNMPPAVEMHGIFFPASLLNLANVGFPDNSGMGMPAIMQMISERHF, from the coding sequence ATGAAGGATGTAAAGATTCCACCAATGCTCATTCAGCTCATAGATTCAGGAATATCCGGCATTGACGGGAAAATTTTTGAGAATGCTGACATGTGTCCGTATTGTGCAGGAAAACTGATCACGCATGACTTCAAAAGAAAGAAATTTGCAACAAGAATTTACAGAGATAACAGAATCCCGGTCTATGTCAAAGTTAAACGGTTCAGGTGCAGGGAATGCGGCAGGCTGGTTTACGCCGATGAACCTTTTTATCCGGAGATAAGGGTGGGTGCACCGGTTGTGGATTTCTGCCTTGCAAACCGGGACAGGTATTCATACACCCACATTTCAAGAATTCTTAAGCATCTGCACATATATCTCAGCCCTTCATCTGTGGGAAATTACGCATCCGCAGATCTGAATATGCCTCCCGCGGTCGAGATGCACGGCATTTTCTTCCCGGCATCACTGTTAAATCTTGCAAATGTCGGATTTCCCGACAATTCGGGGATGGGAATGCCGGCAATTATGCAGATGATTTCAGAGAGGCATTTTTAA